A segment of the Chryseobacterium scophthalmum genome:
CACCAATATAGAACTGAAGTGGGAAGATCAAATTGAAAAAATATCTTGTACGTATTATTTCCTAGAAAAAACTGAATTTGATGAGTATATTATGATTACAGATTTAGAAGAAAAAATCCGCAATTTCCCTAAACATGGACGAGACGGAGCATTATTTATATTGATAGATGGAAGTACCAGACTTGTTAATTAATTATAATTGGGAAAAGGATGTTAACCATCTGGAAATAGCAGAAAATTTACGACAGGGACATCCTTTGGTAATTATTAAAAATTTTCCGCTATCTGACGACCAATTACAATCCTTCATCAATCACTTGGGAGTCTCATTAATCGAAAAAAGAAATAACAACGGAAAAGACGTTTTTGATGTAAAAATAACTAGGCAAAATAATTTTTTCACATCAATAGCAAATTCAAATTTATCGTTTCCCTTGCATACAGACTGCGCCGATTTTGATTCAATTCCTAATGCTATAGGTTTATTATGTATAGAACCGGCTGGCGAAGATCAAGGTAGTAATAATTTCATGCTCTTGAATAGCTTGTTAAAAAAAATATCACAAGATGAAAAGCAAAAACTTTTGAATAAAAAATGGAAGCTTAGAAATCAAGAAAGAAGTATATTAAGTATAGAAAACGGGAGCTATGCAATCTGTTATGACAGAATTACTATGGAATCTTTTTCAGAGCTTAATAACGATGAAATTAAAGAATTAAATGAACTTGATAAATTGTTCAACAGTCTCTCTTTCAAGATTAAGTTAGATAAAGGTGATTTAATTTTATTTAGAAATGATTTAATATTACATGGACGAGATAAAATTGATCTAAACTCTAATAGATTAATTAAAAGAATTAGGTTTAATATCTATGATTTTTCATAAAAAATAAATATCACTCATCATCAAATCAAAATTCATTTATCTATATTTATTGTATTAAAAAAAGAAAATGGAATTTATTATCAAAGATAAAAATGATGATCCCCTTTTCATTGCTAATTGTGAAAAAATTATCAGAAATTGTATTAACCGATGGAAGCCAAGAGAATTATTTGTAATTAGTATAGATGCCATCTTTCAAAGCGAATGGGCAGAAGCAAGAGAAAAAATATTTTCTTTTTGGAGCCACGGTGATGAACTTAGAATACCTCTCTTTCATCCAGGATTTGATTCTTCTATTTCTATTTATCATGATTCTTATAAAGGTTACTATGTTCTATCTACGATATCAGATTATATTAGAAAAAGAAAAGAAGGAGAATATCGCTTGTTTGAAGTAGCCTATTCACATCTAAAACAATATAATTTTTCTGCTATAAATAATGGTCTTTTGATTTGGTACAGTAAAAAATCCTTAATTGAAAATGAAGGAGTCCTAATGTTTCATTATACCAACGGATTAGAATTTAAATACTTTCATGTAACATTAACTAAAAGTGAAAATTGGAACGCTTCTGAATCTTTAAATATTCTAAAATCTGAAATTCAGGAAATAATTGATAATTAAATTATTTGCGCCTTCCTTGCGGATTAAAACAAAATACTAGCCCATGATCAAATTCCAAATTATAACAACCTTACTCGTATTTATTTTCCTAACTAATTGCAAAAACTCGGAAACCATGAAATACAAAGTCGGTCAAGAGTGGAATTATAAAACTCGCAAAGGAGAAGAAAGCTCTACTCTGAAAATTTTAAAAATAGAAGAATATCCAAAACATGGAAAGGTCATTCATATTTCAATTGGTGGATTGAAGGTGGGAAATCCTGATGTGGAAAAAGGTTTTGCAAATGAATTTACACACATTCCTATTTCTGAAATAGCATTAGATAAAAGTATTACTGAATTAGTAAACGAAAAAGTCAAACTGCCCGACTCTATTGATGAATATTCTTATTGGAAAAAAGAATTTGACCAGGGAATTGCCGGAGTATTTTCAATCTCAGTATCCGAAATTGTAGATACGATGGAAGAAGGAATCATCACTGGAAATGGCGTTATTGAATAGATTACATTATTTTAATATCCTTGATGTCCCAGATTTCCAATCCGTGACTTTTCCCTATATTTAAATCATATTTTTCAACACAAAAAATCAATCAAACCAAACCTCAACGTCATTGAAAACAAAATCATTCCTCCTTTCACTTTTCGGTTTATGCTTAGCCAATGCACAAACCCTAAATTTTAAACATCTTTCAGATATGTCTATGAGAAGAGGGGCGATAAGCAGTACCATTGTTGATGATAATATTTATGTAAGCAATGGGTATAAAGATTCGGATGGTAACGCCACAATTATTGAGAAATACAGTATTAAAGATAACCGCTGGAGTGTGATCAACTCTACTTTGGTTCCTAAAAGATTCGCCAATTCGGAGACTTACGCTAATAAAGTTTATATTTTTAACGGTTGGGGAAACAGCAATCTTGAAATTATAGACCTTGAAACTCATAAAAAAACGAAAGGAGCTATTAATCATGCCTACACAGGAAATGCAGGTTCTGCGATTCATAACGGAAAAATATATACGTTCGGAGGAAGTGGACTCAACAATGCTGCAACCACTGTATTTTCTGATAGATTCCAATATTACGACATTGCTTCAGACACATGGCATCCGTTGCCGAATATGCCAACAGCCAGAGAAGCAAGGGGCAAAATTGTGAATGATAAGCTCTATGTTATTGGAGGCTTTAACGGGACCTCATCCCGTCTGGTCAACGTGTACGATCTCAACAAAAATATGTGGACAGAGCAATACACGATGCCTGCTGCGATATCCGGTCATTCATTGGCGGTGTCCGGTAATAAGATCTTTATTGCAGGGGGTTATAACAATCAAAATTTTCTGGCCTATTTTGATACAGTAACCAATAAGTTGCATAAGTTATCATCTAATATGACTCCCAGAAGACATGCTGCTGCGGAAATATATAACAATAAATTATACATCATGGGCGGAAGTACAGCATCCTCAACCAAATCAGCCATTAAAAGTATTCAGGTTGCGGATATTAGCGAAGAAGCACTTTCCGCTAAATAAACGAATGAAGATGTATTTAAATAAAAAGTTTATCCTTGAAAATGTTGCTTTAGTTTCTGAAATGTTATTAACAGTAGAATGTTTAATCACTGAAGTGAAAAGCGCAGAACCAGCAATCCCAATAGGTAGTGGCTTGCCGGGAATATATAATAACGTCATTTTGAAGTTCAGCTTGTCCCAACAATTCTGGAAAACAATTTTATCTTAAATAAAAAACCGTTCAGATTTTTTCTGAGCATTTTTTTTCACATAGATTGAACAATAGATGGAGAATAAAATTATTAATATAAATGAAAAATGATATGTAAATTTGGATTTAGCATATTAAAAACAAATAGTCATACAGAGTAATTATTAAGCAATATTACAACATCATGAGATTAATATTTATCTTTTCTATGTTTACAATAATTTTAAGTTGTAAAACACAAGATTCATTTGGTCTAAAAAAAATGAATAAAAATGAACGCTTTAGTTTTATTTCAACAAATGTAAAATCTAATACTGGAGTTAATTTAGGTAATTTCATTTTTCATTTACAGCAATCTAATGTAGAATTAAATCCTTTTGAACAGCTTTTTTTAGAGAAACTAAGAGGTTCTCAATATCCCTATGATATTAATATTTTAACGAATTTGTTAATTATCAATAAAGAAAACATACCTGAAATTGAGCAAATACTAAGTTCAAAAATTGAAATCTGGGACACAGGAAATTGGTCTGATAATTTTTGGAACTTAATTGAAGAACATAATTTAAATGTGGAAAAACCCAATTATTATAATAAAGAGAGTACTTCATCAAAAAAATATAATATTTCAGCATTTATAAAAACAAAAATTGAAAATGATGAATTAGGTAAAGAACCTCTACTAATGGTTAATTGGAATATTATAGATTATGAAACAGGAAAACTAATAGAAACTTTAAATAAATTAGATATTAAACAAATCGATTATACTCCTAAGAGCGAATCAGTTGGTTTATATGGAAAAGGGGGAGTTGATGGGTTTTTGAAAATTATGACTTACTGATAATG
Coding sequences within it:
- a CDS encoding Kelch repeat-containing protein, which gives rise to MKTKSFLLSLFGLCLANAQTLNFKHLSDMSMRRGAISSTIVDDNIYVSNGYKDSDGNATIIEKYSIKDNRWSVINSTLVPKRFANSETYANKVYIFNGWGNSNLEIIDLETHKKTKGAINHAYTGNAGSAIHNGKIYTFGGSGLNNAATTVFSDRFQYYDIASDTWHPLPNMPTAREARGKIVNDKLYVIGGFNGTSSRLVNVYDLNKNMWTEQYTMPAAISGHSLAVSGNKIFIAGGYNNQNFLAYFDTVTNKLHKLSSNMTPRRHAAAEIYNNKLYIMGGSTASSTKSAIKSIQVADISEEALSAK
- a CDS encoding TauD/TfdA family dioxygenase, with translation MEVPDLLINYNWEKDVNHLEIAENLRQGHPLVIIKNFPLSDDQLQSFINHLGVSLIEKRNNNGKDVFDVKITRQNNFFTSIANSNLSFPLHTDCADFDSIPNAIGLLCIEPAGEDQGSNNFMLLNSLLKKISQDEKQKLLNKKWKLRNQERSILSIENGSYAICYDRITMESFSELNNDEIKELNELDKLFNSLSFKIKLDKGDLILFRNDLILHGRDKIDLNSNRLIKRIRFNIYDFS